In the genome of Mercurialis annua linkage group LG8, ddMerAnnu1.2, whole genome shotgun sequence, the window cgcgtaaaatacaaatcggaggtgaaggatgcgaaaaaaaattaaaaaattctttaattgttgcgataaaattattctaaatttattttttacaataaaatataaattattaaataatctgatttaaaaataaaaaaatttggagataaatatttaaaagtataaattaaattaaataatttcgtGTCAAACATCATACCATTAACATATTACaaataggcctaatgtcttaaaaaaccccgaccttttagccccttttcaatcataccctgacgttgaaaatttgtcaattttaccctattttgcatttttgtgtttcaattgtaccctgaaaaattaaattaacgtcttttgcgtttgaaaatttgtttaaaacattctccatgtctcacatatattaattgtatatttttaaaatttatttaaatttagttaaattaattaagaatttaaattagtgttaatttgattatggtttttagttagtttttaaaaataaaggacttatttgtacttttttgaataaaaaagaatttaatttcatgtttaaacttaattaattgaatgatttcatcatttaagtaaaaaaattaacaaaaattaaaatattggggtacaattgaaaacggaaaattcaaaagtgggtaaaattgacaaattttcaacgtcggggtggaattgaaaaaaagtttaaaggtgaggggtttttgagtaattaggccttaCAAATATCCgtatcaatttgtttttttcattttatttttggaaGCTTACTGGGTCAACTAGCTAGCCGGTCTTTGTTTAAAGAGTCTCTCATTATaatctatgatttttatttatttcaacttGTACGCAACAgtaaaagaatttgaaaaaacataggaatcaaaattatatgaCCTTGTACCTTTTGAAGTCTTTTTAATTGTAAACATCAAACGATATTTTTAATCTATACATCAAAATAATTGAAAGAActgacaaaaatataaaatgagaaTTACATGCAACCGTTGTTTCATACTCCTTTCGTCTCAATAGAATTGTcccctttaaaaaaaattatcttaaaatttttagccactttcaaaaaataaataatttttacactcaatttttttatattatccaTGTTTAACATTCACTAATgaatacagtcgaccctctaatagttaatattctataaattaataattctaataattaatagaaaattgagagaaccaacttcgttccacgtcggataattaataattctattatttaataattaataaaatttaaaatatattctacatgaatattaattattagagagatttttttaaagaaatatataacaattgatgatttatttgaggcaatactaaccttaattcataaagtggaagttaaaataacattaaattatgactttcttatttttttgaaaaattttaaaaaaagttattagataaacaaattaaaataagtaaggtatctctagtataaaaaatattaaaaattattttactttatgaatacaacttcttaataattattttttagtttgatatcaattgatatttcttaaattgaatatacaaatatttcttttaaattgagtgattgtaaagtgtatttagttagtttttttataatataatattaatattaggtctattaatatagatgctttaaaatatcttttataaatttttttatataaattcaataaattaataattctaacaattaataaatttttgatccaccatgtgtattaattatcagagggtcgactgtaaattgaaagtaaattgcaaataTACCATGTATTAAATAGGgatatgacaaaaaaaataaagaaaattttacaaaatccataaacaataattgtttttcttaaactgtgtgataaaggtaaaatGATCAACTCTATTAAGACGGAGgaagtattatttataaataaaaagtcaACGCGcgccctgaacttgtgacacatgGTCATCTaactcattttatatttttttaaccaaCCTCAAAGCTCTTCATTTTTTGATTAAATAactccataatttatatttttattttaaaaaaatatatttagaataattatatcgcaacaattagagaagtatttaattaattgtttacaTCTCTCActtccgatttgtattttacgtgttttaaaaataagattataGAGTTATTTGActcaaaaataaaacattttggtgttaattgctcaaaaagaatataaattgaattagatgACCACATATTATAAGTTTAGGGGGGCGCGTTGACTCTTTGTTCTACTCCCTCCATCCTATTTAGAAAGTCCCATTGTTATTTTACACACAtattaaaaagacaaaaaaaacattttttctttattttattcttattaattGTGTATTGGAATTGTACATGTCATTAATTATCTTACAAGTGTGTTTAATTATTAAGATAAAACAAgaggtaaataaaaaaaatttaaactagaAAGATATAATGAgattttttaaatgggacataaaaaatgaacaacggaaattttttaaatatgacGGACACGGAGGGAATATTATTTATACAAGTTAATAAAATGTTTGACATCTAGTTTTGGAATTATACAGAGTTagaaattattgttttatctaTAGAAAGAATGATGTTTTTCGTTATATTTATTTCTTTGTAATAATTTCTACTTTATATCTGTGACTTTTTGCCAcctatttttttgtaaatgtgCTGATCTATctaatatttactaaaaaaatatttaatattagttTGTTGTATAAATATTACGCAACCGTTAAACAACAAATTATCTATATAAATAGTATAAATATTAACTCAAAAtagagaaatttttaaatagattcTGTACATCACGTTATTCGTATattaaacctatcacattataatacgtcattaaaataatggcgttatcgtaatattactatttaaaagtgtaaataagtaataaacaaaattacgatactattactattttaataacGTATCATAAAGTGATAAGCTAATATACGGATGATGTGGTAGActaaatttacctaaaaatcTCTCCTCAAAATAATGTACAACAACCACTGTTTGGGATTCAATTCACTAAAACAACCTCATAGTTTTAACACAATTTCATAAAATCCAATACAGTCCGGATATTGTAAATGTCTGTTTATGTAAATTATCTAGTagtatttaatttcaattcatcaaaaaaaaatctatttaatttcaGAAAACCAGCCAAATTGAGCGTTTGACTACGTGAATGCCCTTCTTCCTTTTCTTATTTTCAACAGAAGAGACATATATAGGCCTACATATTTAAGGGTCTATATTAGTAAAATCACATGTGCTATTATATAAAGATCCAAAATTGactttttatttacaaattttaatttgctTAAAGAAGACTTGATCAAACTACAAAAAAATGATGTGCTATGGCAAAATGCTTAAGCAACTTTTGGCACTTTATGGATGAATaatgaattataataattaagttaattattaaattaaaattacttaTAATATTTCGTGCTAATTTGTATTCCGATAAATTTTCCGGAGTTACGGAGCGtaaaaattctaaacaaaatcctttaatttttattaaaaatataatttaaattaatgtttaatctaaGGAAAAATTTGGACTTTGGAGTAAACATTAGGGGGCATAAACAAACATGTGTTTAGAAGTCCAGCCATGTCATCAGCCACGTATGAAAGAGATTacggaaaatttaaattatttaacccCATCAAAAATAAAGGCATAAATAGGTCGGTTTTAAAACTTCAGGggtgtattttaaccaaaatcaaacgTAGGGCCAAATCCGAATTTCGGGATAATCATTAGAGGCAGAAACAAACCTTTTCCAAATTATCAAAGAGTTCATTTTGCCTctaaatttgacaaaaaaaaaaccacttAAAGGTAATAAATATTTGcgacatatatatttttttaacgatTACAACAGGCATTTTtaattactaataatttttttaccattaaataTTTCAACATGGCGAACGACTCATTTGTTTGTTAACAAGATGAGGTGACACACTGcaaaacataatatatattttttggttaGCCAATCCGGTTTTCAGGGTTTCGCCCCAaataatccggatccgacccctGTCGCGCATCTGGTATGGTGAGTGAGTCTGTCTGTGaggattttctgcattcacaataCTCAAACCTGAGACCTTGATATTTTGACAATgagagtaaataaataaaatgagagTGACATACAGTGGAAGGAGACGGCCGGTGGCCATTCCAAAAGAAATAAGTTTCAATGACATCTACACCGACTTCTTTGGCGGTTTGTACCAGCTCCGGCAACAAATTGGGATTATATAAATGCAAAATCAAGAATTATCTTTGTAAATGTAAAAtaacccaaaaatgaagaaatgTGAACTGACCGCAGGAACACTACGGGGATAATGAATGGCAGCAGAAATGAGAAGGTTTGGGTTGGCTTGATGATTAAAGATATTTTTGCCTATATGGGAAATAAATAATTGTGCGGTTAACCATACTATAccatttaaatttagaaaaattattcgATGCAACTGATAGGTCATGTCATTTGTGCGATCGCACATTTAGTTCCAAACGGCAACATATCTATAAATTGACCTGTCACAACATGTAACTTTCTTTTCTGATTCTAAAACTAAACCCAAGCCGAATTTTTCGATGGGCAGTGCGAGGTTGTACGGCCTCAATTCCCCTAGATACGCAGttgccaaaaatttaaatatttttgacttAATCTGTTATAAAAACtttgtactttttattttttatttattttatttttagatgtttttgttttttttacttgatctttgtatttttaaaaataattttataatttttttgttctttatttaatccatatactttcaaaaacaattttatttgatcTCTTAAATTTCTATATACAAGGACCgagtaaagaaataaaaatgctTGGAGACgaagtaaaaaaaatagaaaatacatAGATCTTAAGATATGTTTTgccaatattttttattttttaaaaaagaattaaaatttcaaaaaaatcataaatctatttcaatttgataaatttgttgtaaatttattaaattttttaaaattaatttaaatgtatCTATTCTATATCTTGAAGATTTTTCAATAATgtcttcaaaataaaatatggtTATGTCATAGTCTTTAAGAAATAAACTATTGCATTAAACTCCTCGTACTAAATAAGTCAATGGATGGATGATGTGTGATTGGTTAGGTATTAACTTAATCAAATTACGTAAAAATGATGTGTAATGGCAAAATGCATACGCAGCTTTTGGCACTTTATGGATCAATGATTCCTTAACTTCTATTACGATTCACagtaaaataagaataaatggCTGACTTGCTAGGTAccgtttttatattattatgagtaggggtgagcacggttcggttcggttcggttcggtttgcaAATTTCtagaaccaaaccaaaccacccctataaaaatcaaaaccaaattccTGCATTCGGTCTACGGTTTTtatcggttcggttaaccgaaatGTCGGTTTttatcggttcggttcggtcggttaaccataaaaaataaatacacaaaattttaattaaacttcaAATAAGGAATACAAATATGGTGTAATTGCATTATATGATTTTACAATATAATGTTTTACATTAGTCAACATCTAAATctaaaataatcaattaatacAAATCTTGTTGTTTCCATAAATCTCctgcaaaacaaaaaattaattatataattagagtcattaaatgaaaaataacaaatatatataaacaaaaccaagaaatTAACAAACCATTAGGTCAAACACAAAGCATGAAATGCATTTTAGTTTTTCAATTCACAATAAACAAATTAGGCCAAACACAAACCTTGACTGAGTTCAATCTGTGATGGTACTGTAAAACAAAAAAACCCAGAAATTGAAATcagtaactaaaataaaatgaaaaattataaacacattaaaaaggcaaaaaaaatAACCAAAGATTATCATACCTTTAAAGATTTGCATTATACCTCCAAGGatttatacaaaaaattaaatagaaatttatttttgattccATATATCCAAcactaaataagaaaaaaagaaaaagagttaGATCTATGgagaaaaaacaaaacaattaaacataagAATAAATTGGTTcggatttttcaaaaaaattaccaTTAATCTGTTAGTTTATGAACGATACCGAGAATCCATTGAAGAGGAAGACGAAACTGAAAAACTACAAAGAAAACATGAGAAAACGGTTAGGATTTCATGGTTGAGAGAGGACGGAATGGaggaaaagaagagagaaagcTGCTCGAGGGAGGAGAAAAGAGAGACACTTCAACAATTAGGGTTTTCTTCTTAAAAGGGACTATTTATAGTGGTAtgaataaataatcaaaactaCGTCGTATtgacttcggtttttcggttcggttcggttaaccgagCCTCAAAACCAAATCGAAACCGAAAACcgtgatttttataattttaaaaccaaaccactccatattaacCACATTtttgttcggttcggtttttttggtttggttcgactCGGTTTTTCGGTCCGGTTCgatttttgctcacccctaattaTGAGAAAGATAGCTGAAATATTACTTAATTAAAGATTTgatgaatttatataaataaattatgtattgatattttaattttaaacaagataaatgatttaataataataataatttgatcaAACAATATAtcatttaacataaaaaatttggaaatagtaataattaaacGACATATTATTCGAACAAGTAAAATTTCATCACATGAATGTATTCTTTTGGCTCCGCCACCGGTTTTTATATCATAATAACTAcgaatttcaaattaataagtGAAATTTCAACcacaattttattatcaatacaaAAACATACAAACATAAGAGGATATAAATACAACATTAATTACAAATAGTACCAGATTTGAACAAACTTGAGGGTGATCATAGGATTGCACACTGCACACCAAGCTAAATCCACACCCCTCTTATTCATAAACTATTTTTTCAGAAATTGAAAAGGCTTGAAGATAGTCGGTGACCTCTTAGTCACTACGAGCGCCTCCAATCAATGCAATGGGATGTGACTGAACCCAAATAAAATGACCGGACGGTAAGAAATGGCATATAAGGTCATCTGATCCAGGCTTTAGTCCGAGCATTCGATTCAAAATACTGTCAGTATTAGGGTTCACATGGCATATCGCCATAGTTTCAACTTTATCTCCATTTTCAGTTGCTAACGAAACCTTAAGAACCTTGGTCATAAAAGCAAAATGACAATAGAATGCATCACTCATCGGATGGCAAATTACCTTTTTTTCACCTTCAATCTCTTCGGGATCTCCTATAACAACATATTCCTTCAACGACGCAGTTGAGTAAGTTTCGGGTTGTTTAGTTTCAAAAATCTTGAAACTACCCTTTGATTCATCTGATTTAAAGACGCGATTAATAAATTCAACAATCGATTCTATATCTCTCACACAAATCTTACTATCAGATTCGTCGGGTTGGATTTCGCATGCATCAAAATTATCGGGGTGATTCTTGGAATCCCGATGAAGGTTCAATAACGGCTTGAAGATTTTTCCGAGTTCAGACAAAGATCGAGTAACGGAAGAATGAACCATTTGTCGAGGAATAGTGAACGGAAGAAGAGAAGCATTGTCTTTAATAGGAAAATAAATTGGCAAAACCTTTCCAGAATAAACATTATTAGGAGTGAACAATCCAATATATGAAGGTTCTATAAAATCAAGCACGAAATTGTCAAATTGCACACCTTTACCTGCAACAACATAatcagaaattaaaattaaaaaagataatctatatctatactatatatatctatatctatatctatctatactatactatatataaaagcacggatggggggggacagacaaatttacggaatagtcctttttaatttattactaaataaaggtatTATGGtcattagttaattaattattaaaaatatattataagtaGAGTCCTAATTAAACTACAACTATTTGGTATATTGACTAATACAAATTTCTCTTCCTAAATTATTTGTTGAGGCTGATTTTTTTTTCGAGTAGAAAAACTAAAATCTTACAACGTAAGGAAAGAACAAAAATCAAACACTTAAGACATTATTTCTTCCAGCAACATTATTCTGCATGTCTATGTTACAAGCATGAGACCAATTAGCAGGTAACTCTTCTACCAAATATGACTCTCTTCATTCTTTGCATCGGCTATAATTTGGTGGGCTAACATCCTTAGAGAAAACTTCCAAGAGATTTCTTTAAACTCCTTTGTCAACTCTTTCTCATTAAAGATGTCTTCTATTATCCttaagaat includes:
- the LOC126659582 gene encoding BURP domain-containing protein 3-like — protein: MVIKVAYCILFFYVLLLTSGHAGAIRVATNQEHFCKNIKEVINEKSIDLYYKILTELFKRPTGPPGPGLPGKGVQFDNFVLDFIEPSYIGLFTPNNVYSGKVLPIYFPIKDNASLLPFTIPRQMVHSSVTRSLSELGKIFKPLLNLHRDSKNHPDNFDACEIQPDESDSKICVRDIESIVEFINRVFKSDESKGSFKIFETKQPETYSTASLKEYVVIGDPEEIEGEKKVICHPMSDAFYCHFAFMTKVLKVSLATENGDKVETMAICHVNPNTDSILNRMLGLKPGSDDLICHFLPSGHFIWVQSHPIALIGGARSD